A portion of the Paenibacillus hamazuiensis genome contains these proteins:
- a CDS encoding ABC transporter permease: protein MALFVMILRKMISNKWLELSLLFGLILSVALASSMPIYTSAILQRLLIQELKQLQLSSNQYPGIYWLSATMTAQDGQKSAKLHETDIFLKKASPRFGLPVQYFVRERSTQRYGLTPAEPGKVDAAKQRSADFTAIDGMEEHMRLVDGRLPAKEPVGGVYEALVVAEALTELGMVLGTEFTIQDVNTKQTVRVKPVGVFDRKDYADIFWYNIPSSYKNSFLIDFALFEKDFTEGGKLNVQSSYWYWALDYTKMSLASARDYLGTGRMIDEHLEERYEAHNNNAPAIATLSSYYVKETNLRLMLWSLNVPVMLMLAFYLYMVANLIAERQKTEIAVLRSRGASRLQIVLSYVAEGLVLGAVAFFAGPHLGAAMTKVLGASSGFLEFVQRAKLEVSLNRDAYLYALVAVGASLVMTLIPVLLATRATIVGHKQQSARQMKVSFWHKYFIDVVLIGIALYGLQNYKIRTQELLSLGLKSGDLRVDPLLFLIPALFILGLGLFVLRLYPWFMRLIFGIGRRWWPPSLYSTFIQVSRSTIQYQFIMVFLIITIATGLFSASATRTINMNTLDKIRYSAGADITMQIHWENDAPPAILTGLLEEEASEEEASAETQLSDEEPEAPHKTQYTEPSFLPFTQLPGVEHAAKVFIKKDAVFSRGKASDTVQLMGIDTKDFGQTAWMRSKLLGRHFNEYLNLIAVNPSAVLISKSMAEEYGIKPGDTITIGWSQVESAPFTVYGTINYWPSWNPNPGAGDQVTVKTKQGTTTKVKKPMLVVGHLSYIQNNLALEPYEVWLKLKPGASGQAVYQGVRDHGYEIESVRDAKQEQIKAINDPFQLAINGVMTLGFLISICICFFGFLLYWILSLFARTLQFGILRAMGISFIQLIVMLASEQILISGSAMLIGIVTGNFTSRLFVPLFELSFDPGTQVPPFKVTFDIRDQVRLYWIVNVMLGIGLAVLGYIVSRIRIHQAVKLGED, encoded by the coding sequence TTGGCACTGTTCGTGATGATTTTGCGCAAAATGATCAGCAACAAATGGCTCGAGCTCAGCCTCTTGTTCGGTTTGATATTATCCGTCGCGCTGGCCAGCAGCATGCCGATTTATACGAGCGCCATTCTGCAAAGATTGCTCATTCAGGAGCTGAAGCAGCTGCAGCTAAGCAGCAATCAATACCCCGGCATATATTGGCTGTCGGCCACCATGACCGCCCAGGACGGGCAGAAAAGCGCCAAGCTGCATGAAACCGACATTTTTTTGAAAAAAGCGAGCCCCAGGTTCGGGTTGCCCGTGCAATATTTCGTGCGCGAACGGTCGACCCAGCGGTACGGACTCACTCCCGCCGAGCCGGGCAAAGTGGATGCCGCGAAGCAGCGTTCGGCCGATTTTACCGCCATTGACGGGATGGAGGAGCATATGCGGCTTGTCGACGGGCGTCTTCCGGCCAAGGAGCCGGTAGGGGGCGTATATGAAGCGCTCGTCGTGGCGGAGGCGCTCACCGAGCTCGGAATGGTGCTGGGCACCGAATTCACGATCCAGGACGTGAATACGAAGCAAACGGTTCGCGTCAAGCCGGTCGGGGTATTCGACCGCAAAGATTACGCCGATATCTTTTGGTATAACATTCCGAGCAGCTATAAAAACAGCTTCCTGATCGATTTTGCTTTGTTCGAAAAAGACTTTACCGAAGGCGGCAAACTGAACGTGCAGTCGAGCTACTGGTACTGGGCGCTGGACTATACGAAGATGTCGCTCGCCTCCGCCCGCGATTACCTCGGCACCGGCCGAATGATCGACGAGCACTTGGAGGAGCGTTACGAAGCACATAACAACAACGCGCCGGCCATTGCGACGCTGAGCTCCTATTACGTGAAAGAGACGAATTTGCGGCTTATGTTATGGTCGCTTAACGTGCCGGTCATGCTGATGCTCGCTTTTTATTTGTACATGGTAGCCAACCTGATCGCGGAGCGGCAGAAGACGGAAATCGCCGTGCTGCGCAGCCGTGGAGCGAGCCGTCTGCAAATCGTGCTCAGCTATGTGGCGGAGGGGCTTGTTCTCGGTGCGGTCGCCTTTTTTGCAGGTCCGCATTTGGGGGCGGCGATGACGAAGGTGCTGGGCGCTTCCAGCGGATTTCTCGAGTTCGTGCAGCGCGCCAAACTGGAAGTGTCTTTGAACCGTGACGCCTACCTGTATGCGCTCGTTGCGGTTGGCGCTTCGCTTGTGATGACGCTGATTCCCGTTCTTTTGGCGACAAGGGCGACCATCGTCGGGCATAAGCAGCAATCGGCCAGACAGATGAAGGTTTCGTTCTGGCACAAATATTTCATCGATGTCGTGCTGATCGGGATCGCTCTTTACGGCTTGCAAAATTATAAAATCCGCACGCAGGAGCTGCTGTCGCTCGGTCTCAAATCGGGCGATTTGCGGGTCGATCCGCTGCTGTTTCTCATTCCCGCGCTGTTTATATTGGGGCTCGGCTTGTTCGTGCTGCGCCTGTATCCGTGGTTCATGAGGCTTATTTTCGGCATCGGCAGACGGTGGTGGCCGCCGTCCCTGTACTCCACGTTCATTCAGGTCAGCAGGTCGACCATTCAATACCAGTTTATTATGGTGTTCCTGATCATCACGATCGCCACCGGATTGTTCAGCGCGAGCGCCACTAGAACGATCAACATGAATACGCTTGACAAAATCCGCTATTCCGCCGGCGCCGACATCACGATGCAAATCCATTGGGAAAACGACGCTCCTCCGGCGATTTTGACCGGTCTGCTGGAAGAAGAAGCTTCCGAAGAGGAGGCGTCCGCGGAAACCCAGCTCTCCGATGAAGAACCGGAGGCGCCACATAAAACACAGTACACCGAGCCGTCCTTCCTGCCGTTTACGCAGCTGCCCGGCGTGGAGCATGCCGCCAAGGTGTTTATCAAAAAAGATGCGGTGTTCTCACGGGGCAAAGCGAGCGATACCGTGCAGCTCATGGGCATCGATACGAAAGATTTCGGCCAAACCGCCTGGATGCGCTCCAAGCTGCTCGGGCGTCATTTCAACGAATATTTGAACCTGATCGCGGTGAACCCGTCGGCGGTGTTAATTTCGAAATCGATGGCCGAGGAATACGGCATCAAACCCGGCGACACGATTACGATCGGCTGGTCGCAGGTGGAAAGCGCTCCGTTCACCGTATACGGGACGATAAACTACTGGCCGTCGTGGAATCCGAACCCGGGCGCGGGCGATCAAGTGACGGTCAAGACGAAGCAGGGGACGACCACAAAAGTAAAAAAGCCTATGCTGGTGGTCGGCCATTTGTCGTACATTCAAAACAATCTCGCGCTCGAGCCGTACGAGGTATGGCTGAAGCTGAAGCCCGGCGCAAGCGGCCAGGCCGTATATCAAGGGGTTCGCGATCATGGATATGAAATCGAATCGGTTCGGGATGCGAAGCAGGAGCAGATCAAGGCGATCAACGATCCTTTCCAGCTGGCGATTAACGGCGTGATGACGCTCGGTTTTCTCATATCGATCTGCATTTGCTTTTTCGGCTTCCTGCTGTACTGGATTTTGTCGCTATTTGCGCGAACGCTGCAATTCGGGATTTTGCGGGCGATGGGCATCTCGTTTATCCAGCTTATTGTCATGCTGGCTTCCGAGCAAATCTTGATTTCGGGCAGCGCGATGCTGATCGGGATCGTAACGGGCAACTTTACAAGCCGTCTGTTCGTGCCGTTATTCGAGCTGTCTTTTGACCCGGGCACCCAGGTTCCGCCGTTTAAAGTGACGTTCGATATAAGAGATCAGGTGCGGCTGTATTGGATCGTCAACGTGATGCTCGGCATCGGACTGGCGGTTCTCGGTTACATTGTTTCGCGCATTCGCATTCATCAGGCCGTCAAGCTGGGAGAAGATTAG
- a CDS encoding efflux RND transporter periplasmic adaptor subunit: MLKKRKNLLLPMLVLCCAVVPLTGCSLLPVEEEELAPPLIQPVKETFSVYEAKQTNIAKQITGVATFASDKMDYLYYKESGGRLVSMNVKLNDRVKSGDVVATTETEDLETKIRLQEIAIEKIELQMKQEIAASGEESPEFRSKMLDLESATLQLKSLKSQLDKARLVATVDGIVTYIDPIQPGEQVTAYKQLVTIADPKQMKLVYTGSSQNDLAGVEIHMDVDVKIKGTSYKGKVVQTPMTAPPNNNKAIQDKNAKSLIIAVEGLPADVTIGSQADITIVTEKRENVLVIPRAGLRSYMGRDYVQVLDGESRKEIDVEKGIVAATEVEIRKGLTEGQKVILNN; this comes from the coding sequence TTGCTCAAGAAACGGAAAAATCTTCTTCTCCCGATGCTGGTCCTATGTTGTGCGGTCGTCCCCTTGACCGGCTGCTCCCTGCTCCCGGTGGAAGAGGAGGAGCTGGCTCCGCCTCTGATCCAGCCGGTCAAAGAAACCTTCAGCGTCTACGAAGCGAAGCAGACGAATATCGCCAAACAAATTACCGGAGTGGCGACTTTCGCTTCGGACAAAATGGATTACTTGTATTACAAGGAATCGGGCGGCCGGCTCGTTTCGATGAACGTGAAGCTGAACGACAGGGTAAAATCCGGGGATGTGGTAGCGACGACGGAAACCGAAGATCTGGAAACGAAAATTCGCCTGCAGGAAATTGCGATTGAGAAAATCGAGCTGCAGATGAAGCAGGAAATTGCGGCCAGCGGCGAAGAGAGTCCCGAGTTCCGCTCGAAAATGCTCGATTTGGAAAGCGCGACCCTCCAATTGAAATCGCTGAAAAGCCAGCTCGATAAAGCGAGATTGGTCGCTACGGTCGACGGCATCGTCACGTACATCGATCCGATTCAGCCGGGCGAGCAGGTTACCGCCTACAAGCAGCTCGTGACGATCGCCGACCCGAAGCAGATGAAGCTTGTCTACACGGGATCCAGTCAAAACGACTTGGCCGGTGTGGAAATTCATATGGATGTCGACGTCAAGATCAAAGGAACATCGTATAAGGGGAAGGTCGTGCAAACTCCGATGACGGCACCGCCGAACAACAATAAGGCGATCCAGGACAAAAACGCGAAATCCCTTATCATTGCGGTGGAGGGGCTTCCGGCTGACGTCACGATAGGCAGTCAGGCGGATATTACAATTGTGACGGAAAAAAGGGAGAACGTGCTCGTTATTCCGAGAGCCGGGCTGCGCAGCTACATGGGGCGGGATTACGTGCAGGTGCTGGACGGCGAAAGCCGGAAAGAAATCGACGTGGAGAAAGGCATCGTGGCGGCGACGGAAGTGGAAATCCGCAAAGGGCTGACCGAAGGCCAAAAGGTCATCTTGAACAATTGA
- a CDS encoding IS110 family transposase: MHAALIRNGIQSPWSDLFGVNGRKYLEKVRLPETVQIVVHSSLKLLDSVQSEMNALEADLFARAKTNPNVPLLMGIPGISVLSALTNLAEIGDITRFLSPKKLSCYAGLVPSVHQSGKTRYTGNITKEGRTTLRWIMVQCAQRAIQSKGKLRAFYLGLKEKKGHKVAIVATARKLLHIVWAVLIRQEEYRDLLKDLLERKLKKMNKQALKYETSLDELLFMIEDFELEVSQEWPEDTGTG, translated from the coding sequence CGGAAATATCTTGAGAAAGTACGGTTGCCTGAAACAGTGCAAATTGTTGTGCATTCATCATTGAAACTACTAGATTCTGTTCAAAGCGAAATGAATGCACTAGAAGCCGATTTATTCGCCAGAGCTAAGACCAATCCGAATGTTCCCTTACTTATGGGAATACCAGGCATATCGGTATTAAGTGCGCTGACTAACCTTGCCGAAATTGGGGACATAACCAGATTTCTTTCCCCCAAGAAACTTTCATGCTATGCGGGGCTTGTTCCATCTGTTCATCAATCGGGAAAAACGCGATATACGGGGAACATAACGAAAGAAGGACGAACAACGCTGCGATGGATTATGGTCCAATGTGCACAACGAGCAATTCAGAGCAAAGGCAAATTACGTGCTTTCTACTTAGGGCTTAAGGAGAAGAAAGGACATAAGGTTGCGATTGTAGCAACGGCTCGAAAGTTACTGCACATTGTCTGGGCTGTGCTAATCAGGCAAGAGGAGTACAGAGACCTACTTAAGGACTTGCTCGAACGAAAGCTTAAAAAGATGAACAAGCAAGCTTTGAAGTACGAAACGTCTCTAGATGAGCTTTTGTTCATGATCGAGGATTTTGAACTTGAAGTATCTCAAGAATGGCCGGAGGATACTGGTACGGGATAA